One genomic window of Cinclus cinclus chromosome 6, bCinCin1.1, whole genome shotgun sequence includes the following:
- the LOC134044919 gene encoding olfactory receptor 4S2-like translates to MGKEISSSMKEFILLSLSENQGLQKIYFVVFLVFYMLTVAGNLIVLIVTSSQHLNSPMYFFLSHLSLVDICYSSVTAPQMISGFLVENNTISFAGCIGQLFGVHFFGCTEIFILTAMAYDRCVAICRPLHYPALMSRRLCGRMVGVSWAGGFLHSTLQTLPIALLPFCGPNKVAHYFCDVHPLLHLACADTRAEGLAAVANSGVISLSCFLILVTSYVVILVSLRGQTLVGWHKALSTCGSHITVVILFFGPTTFVYIRPSGDLSEDRSVAVFYTLITPMLNPLIYTLQNGEVKGAMRKLCRRKVGSGNGKG, encoded by the coding sequence ATGGGCAAGGAAATCTCCAGCAGCATGAAGGAATTCATCCTCCTGAGCCTCTCAGAGAACCAAGGGctgcagaaaatatattttgtggtGTTCCTGGTTTTCTACATGCTCACGGTGGCAGGAAATCTTATAGTTCTCATTGTGACGAGCAGCCAGCACCTGAACTCCCCCATGTACTTCTTCCTCTCCCACCTGTCCCTTGTAGATATTTGTTACTCCTCCGTCACAGCTCCCCAAATGATTTCTGGCTTCCTGGTGGAAAATAACACCATCTCCTTCGCAGGTTGCATAGGGCAGCTCTTTGGGGTTCATTTTTTTGGCTGCACGGAGATTTTCATCCTGACAGCCATGGCTTACGATCGCTGCGTGGCCATCTGCCGGCCCCTGCACTACCCCGCGCTCATGTCCCGCCGCCTGTGCGGCCGCATGGTGGGGgtctcctgggctgggggcttCCTGCATTCcaccctccagacccttcccatcGCCCTGCTCCCTTTCTGTGGCCCCAACAAAGTGGCCCACTACTTCTGTGATGTCCACCCCCTGCTCCACCTGGCCTGCGCCGACACGCGCGCCGAGGGCCTGGCCGCGGTGGCCAACAGTGGAGTCATATCCCTGAGCTGCTTCCTCATCCTGGTCACGTCCTACGTGGTCATCCTGGTTTCCCTGAGGGGGCAAACGCTGGTGGGGTGGCACAAGGCCCTGTCCACGTGCGGGTCCCACATCACTGTGGTGATCCTGTTCTTTGGGCCCACCACGTTTGTTTACATCCGCCCGTCTGGTGACCTGTCCGAGGACAGGAGCGTGGCCGTGTTCTACACGCTCATCACACCCATGCTCAACCCCCTCATCTACACCCTCCAGAATGGGGAGGTGAAGGGAGCCATGAGGAAACTGTGCAGGAGGAAAGTGGGAAGTGGAAATGGGAAGGGGTAG
- the LOC134045658 gene encoding proto-oncogene Mas-like — MRPSTTPILPPTTTIQAPGTNQSGAVGLPEPSYTVLKFMESFCLLSAACGMVGNGLVLWFLGFHIRRNHFTVYILNLAAADFGYLLCIAVETVQYLMQFNVGVQFGIFLFLDLFMYGTGLYLLTAISIERCLSVLSPIWCRTHRPKHLSAVVSGLLWAVSLLLNTLGYVLCTVRPSPRVCQCLLISIGALDFLVCAPLMLIFSFTLFLRVKCSSQPFQMGRLFTVIMLTILLFLIFAMPLSVLILLDFLGHKFLYSPEIGFVLSCVNSTLNPVIYFLVGSYRDRKFRLALRLAFQRAFQDSADDRDERETRDTITMSS, encoded by the coding sequence ATGAGACCCTCAACCACACCAATCCTCCCTCCAACCACAACCATCCAGGCTCCTGGGACCAACCAGAGTGGGGCGGTGGGACTGCCGGAGCCATCCTACACTGTCCTCAAGTTCATGGAGAGCTTCTGCCTGCTGAGTGCTGCCTGTGGGATGGTGGGGAACGGCCTGGTCCTGTGGTTCCTGGGCTTCCACATCCGCAGGAACCACTTCACCGTCTACATCCTGAACCTGGCGGCCGCCGACTTCGGGTACCTGCTGTGCATCGCCGTGGAGACCGTGCAGTACCTGATGCAGTTCAACGTGGGGGTGCAGTTCGGGATATTCCTGTTCCTGGATCTCTTCATGTACGGCACGGGCCTGTACCTGCTGACGGCCATCAGCATTGAGCGCTGCCTGTCCGTGCTGTCCCCCATCTGGTGCCGGACACACCGCCCGAAGCACCTCTCTGCCGTGGTGTCCGGCCTGCTCTGGGCCGTGTCCCTGCTCCTGAACACTCTGGGATATGTTTTGTGCACCGTACGCCCCTCTCCCAGGGTCTGCCAATGCCTGCTCATCTCCATTGGAGCTCTGGATTTCCTAGTCTGTGCGCCCCTCATGCTGATCTTCAGCTTCACCCTCTTCCTGCGGGTCAAGTGCAGCTCCCAACCCTTCCAAATGGGCCGGCTCTTCACCGTCATCATGCTCaccatcctcctcttcctcatttttGCCATGCCCCTCAGCGTGCTCATCCTCCTGGATTTCCTGGGCCACAAGTTCCTGTATTCCCCGGAGATTGGCTTTGTGCTGTCCTGCGTCAACAGCACCCTCAACCCTGTCATTTACTTCCTGGTGGGAAGCTACAGGGATCGGAAATTCAGGCTCGCCCTCAGGCTGGCATTCCAGAGGGCTTTCCAAGACTCAGCGGATGACAGAGATGAGAGAGAAACCCGGGACACAATAACCATGTCCTCCTGA
- the LOC134044992 gene encoding mas-related G-protein coupled receptor member H-like, with product MEENSTTNFTTNDTLYGSLDWEEFIRSECSSIPYSLIAFAGVCLGISLCGLAGNGVVMWFLGFHTKQSPFTVYILNLAVADFSLLLLFLLLILAFLTVAAFCTSLFPLIHHYRHFVFVLGFPCHLFDLSSLGLLAALSVERCVSVLCPIWYRCHRPRHLSGVISGALWALAGVFVSSLYVTCTYSEDSEAVLAGVALAISVVFSLMMLVSSLFLFLRLRCGSRRRQPGKFFVAILLNVLLFFAFGIPFCVEVFLHLPDSGDLFPEDPSVLLALLNCTLNPVIYVLVGSCRRRRFQRSVRVALQRVFEEKAGSDEGTHSPGDTVVELTAL from the coding sequence ATGGAGGAGAACAGCACAACAAACTTCACCACGAATGATACACTTTATGGATCTCTGGATTGGGAGGAATTTATCAGATCTGAATGTTCGAGCATTCCGTACAGCCTGATTGCCTTTGCAGGGGTGTGCCTGGGGATTTCCCTCTGTGGGCTGGCAGGGAATGGGGTGGTCATGTGGTTCCTGGGCTTCCACACAAAGCAGAGCCCTTTCACGGTCTACATCCTGAATCTGGCTGTTGCTGacttctccctgctcctcctgtttctcctgcttattttggcttttctgaCCGTAGCAGCATTTTGCACgtctttgtttcctttaatCCATCACTATAGGCATTTTGTGTTTGTCCTTGGGTTCCCGTGCCACCTGTTTGacctgagcagcctggggctgctggcagccctgAGCGTGGAGCGCTGTGTCTCCGTCCTCTGCCCCATCTGGTACCGCTGCCACCGCCCCCGGCACCTCTCAGGTGTCATCAGCGGGGCCCTCTGGGCCCTCGCCGgggtttttgtttcttccctctACGTCACCTGCACCTATAGTGAAGACTCTGAGGCTGTCCTTGCAGGTGTAGCCCTGGCCATCTCCGTGGTTTTTTCCCTCATGATGTTGGTTTCcagcctgttcctgttcctCAGGCTGCGCTGTGGCTCCCGGAGGCGGCAGCCGGGGAAGTTCTTTGTGGCCATCCTGCTCAATGTCCTGCTGTTCTTCGCCTTTGGCATCCCCTTCTGCGTGGAGGTTTTCCTCCACCTCCCTGATTCAGGCGATTTATTCCCAGAAGACCCCTCTGTTTTGCTGGCATTGCTGAACTGCACCCTCAACCCGGTGATTTACGTGCTGGTGGGGAGCTGCCGGCGGCGCCGCTTCCAGCGCTCCGTCAgagtggctctgcagagggTGTTTGAGGAGAAAGCTGGGAGTGATGAGGGgacccacagccctggggacactgtggTGGAGCTAACAGCTCTGTGA
- the LOC134044993 gene encoding mas-related G-protein coupled receptor member H-like encodes MEENSTTNFTTNDTLYGSLDWEEFIRSECSSIPYSLIAFAGVCLGISLCGLAGNGVVMWFLGFHTKQSPFTVYILNLAVADFSLLLLFLLLILAFLTVAAFCTSLFPLIHHYRHFVFVLGFPCHLFDLSSLGLLAALSVERCVSVLCPIWYRCHRPRHLSGVISGALWALAGVFVSSLYVTCTYSEDSEAVLAGVALAISVVFSLMMLVSNLFLFLRLRCGSRRRQPGKLFVAILLNVLLFFAFGIPFCVEVFLHLPDSGDLFPEDPSVLLALLNCTLNPVIYVLVGSCRRRRFQRSVRVALQRVFEEKAGSDEGTHSPGDTVVELTAL; translated from the coding sequence ATGGAGGAGAACAGCACAACAAACTTCACCACGAATGATACACTTTATGGATCTCTGGATTGGGAGGAATTTATCAGATCTGAATGTTCGAGCATTCCGTACAGCCTGATTGCCTTTGCAGGGGTGTGCCTGGGGATTTCCCTCTGTGGGCTGGCAGGGAATGGGGTGGTCATGTGGTTCCTGGGCTTCCACACAAAGCAGAGCCCTTTCACGGTCTACATCCTGAATCTGGCTGTTGCTGacttctccctgctcctcctgtttctcctgcttattttggcttttctgaCCGTAGCAGCATTTTGCACgtctttgtttcctttaatCCATCACTATAGGCATTTTGTGTTTGTCCTTGGGTTCCCGTGCCACCTGTTTGacctgagcagcctggggctgctggcagccctgAGCGTGGAGCGCTGTGTCTCCGTCCTCTGCCCCATCTGGTACCGCTGCCACCGCCCCCGGCACCTCTCAGGTGTCATCAGCGGGGCCCTCTGGGCCCTCGCCGgggtttttgtttcttccctctACGTCACCTGCACCTATAGTGAAGACTCTGAGGCTGTCCTTGCAGGTGTAGCCCTGGCCATCTCCGTGGTTTTTTCCCTCATGATGTTGGTTTCCAACCTGTTCCTGTTCCTCAGGCTGCGCTGTGGCTCCCGGAGGCGGCAGCCGGGGAAGCTCTTTGTGGCCATCCTGCTCAATGTCCTGCTGTTCTTCGCCTTTGGCATCCCCTTCTGCGTGGAGGTTTTCCTCCACCTCCCTGATTCAGGCGATTTATTCCCAGAAGACCCCTCTGTTTTGCTGGCATTGCTGAACTGCACCCTCAACCCGGTGATTTACGTGCTGGTGGGGAGCTGCCGGCGGCGCCGCTTCCAGCGCTCCGTCAgagtggctctgcagagggTGTTTGAGGAGAAAGCTGGGAGTGATGAGGGgacccacagccctggggacactgtggTGGAGCTAACAGCTCTGTGA
- the LOC134045514 gene encoding LOW QUALITY PROTEIN: mas-related G-protein coupled receptor member H-like (The sequence of the model RefSeq protein was modified relative to this genomic sequence to represent the inferred CDS: substituted 1 base at 1 genomic stop codon) — MEATTMTPSPASPMEGADLCEIDVTNVAKHSVTLLICLCGLAGNGAVLCLYSLESRTHAIFDLAVIDFILLLLTLPSALLFLVEELSCSPIVPLMYVSFLFQLSVISYFWGLYRLMRSSTVVDVEKLFQLCCHCYLPLRLWLVLESVQYWAFFALFTVIPMMTSLCPSHEXEHCRVALISIYAVILLFFAAPRVISRAIDIITATRGSKKQKPKRRHVVVFIIVLFTLLLSLCNFLKQLGYFPVSSEVFFLLTCIHSSIKPFIYFLAGRCWSPCSVGSLQLSLQRVFVEIEKNTDCSDDDNTDTVI; from the coding sequence ATGGAGGCGACCACCATGACCCCATCTCCTGCCTCACCCATGGAAGGAGCCGATCTCTGTGAGATAGATGTCACCAATGTGGCCAAACACAGTGTGACACTGCTCATCTGTCTCTGTGGGCTGGCTGGGAACGGGGCTGTCCTCTGCCTCTACAGCCTGGAAAGCCGCACCCATGCCATCTTTGACCTGGCTGTCATCGACTTCATCCTCCTACTCCTCAcactcccctctgccctcctctTCCTGGTGGAGGAGTTATCCTGCTCTCCTATTGTGCCCTTGATGTACGTGAGCttccttttccagctgtcagtgatctCCTACTTCTGGGGGCTGTACCGGCTGATGCGCAGCAGCACTGTGGTCGATGTCGAAAagctcttccagctctgctgccactgtTACCTTCCTCTGCGCCTGTGGTTGGTGCTGGAAAGTGTCCAATACTGGGCCTTCTTTGCTCTCTTCACTGTCATTCCCATGAtgacatccctgtgcccatcccacGAGTAGGAGCACTGCCGGGTAGCTCTCATCTCCATCTACGCTGTCATCCTGCTCTTCTTTGCTGCACCCAGGGTCATTTCCCGTGCAATCGACATCATTACAGCAACACGTGGCTCCAAGAAGCAGAAACCCAAGAGGCGACACGTCGTTGTCTTCATCATTGTGCTCTTCACTCTCCTCCTCAGTCTCTGCAATTTCCTGAAGCAGCTCGGATATTTCCCTGTGTCCTCTGAGGTGTTTTTCCTGCTCACCTGCATCCACAGCAGCATCAAACCCTTCATCTACTTCTTggcagggaggtgctggagtccCTGCTCTGTGGGGTCCCTCCAGCTCTCACTCCAGAGGGTCTTTGTGGAGATAGAAAAAAACACTGACTGCAGCGATGATGACAACACAGACACAGTGATTTGA